In one Capricornis sumatraensis isolate serow.1 chromosome 1, serow.2, whole genome shotgun sequence genomic region, the following are encoded:
- the SFTPB gene encoding pulmonary surfactant-associated protein B, whose protein sequence is MAKSHLLPWLLLLPILCGLGTAAGTTYSLACAQGPTFWCQSLEQALQCRALGHCLQEVWGHVEADDLCQECENISRILIKMAKEAIFQDTVLKFLEQECDVLPLKLLVPQCRHLLDTYFPLIIDHFQSQMNPKFICQHVGLCKPRHPEPGKGPEPWGPLLDKMALPLLPGALQAKPGPQTQDLSQQQFPIPLPFCWLCRTLIKRIQAVIPKGVLAMTVAQVCHMVPLLVGGICQCLIERYSVILLDTLLGRMLPQLVCGLVLRCSSEDSAGPALPALGSLPGEWLPQDSECQLCMFVTTQAGNSSEQAMPQAMRQACLGTWLDRQKCEQFVEEHAPRLQTLVSSGWDAHMACQALGTCATPFSPLQCIHSPHF, encoded by the exons ATGGCCAAGTCACACCTGCTgccgtggctgctgctgctgcccataCTCTGTGGTCTGGGCACTG CTGCGGGGACCACCTACTCCCTGGCCTGTGCCCAGGGCCCCACGTTCTGGTGCCAAAGTCTGGAGCAAGCTTTGCAGTGCAGAGCCCTAGGGCACTGCCTGCAGGAAGTCTGGGGACATGTGGAAGCC GATGACCTGTGCCAGGAATGTGAGAACATCTCCCGCATCCTCATCAAGATGGCCAAGGAGGCCATTTTCCAG GACACAGTGCTCAAATTCCTGGAGCAGGAGTGCGATGTCCTTCCGCTGAAACTCTTGGTGCCCCAGTGTCGCCACCTGCTGGACACCTACTTCCCTCTGATCATTGACCACTTCCAGAGCCAGATG AACCCGAAGTTCATCTGTCAGCACGTGGGCCTATGCAAGCCCAGGCACCCAGAGCCAGGGAAGGGGCCAGAGCCATGGGGTCCTCTGCTGGACAAGATGGCCCTCCCCCTGCTGCCAGGGGCCCTCCAGGCCAAGCCTGGGCCTCAGACACAG GACCTCTCCCAGCAGCAGTTCCCCATCCCTCTCCCCTTCTGCTGGCTCTGCCGGACTCTGATCAAACGGATCCAGGCTGTGATTCCCAAG GGTGTACTGGCCATGACTGTGGCCCAGGTGTGCCACATGGTCCCCCTGCTGGTGGGCGGCATCTGCCAGTGCCTGATTGAGCGCTACTCTGTCATCCTCCTGGACACGCTGCTAGGCCGCATGCTGCCCCAGCTGGTCTGCGGCCTCGTCCTCCGGTGCTCCAGCGAGGACAGCGCTGGCCCAG CCCTCCCTGCGCTGgggtccctgcctggagaatggcTGCCACAAGACTCTGAGTGCCAGCTCTGCATGTTTGTGACCACTCAGGCAGGGAACAGCAGTGAGCAGGCCATGCCACAGGCAATGCGCCAGGCCTGCCTGGGCACCTGGCTGGACAGGCAAAAG TGTGAGCAGTTTGTGGAGGAGCATGCGCCCCGGCTGCAGACTCTGGTGTCCAGCGGCTGGGATGCCCACATGGCCTGCCAG GCCCTGGGGACATGTGCGACTCCGTTCAGTCCTCTCCAGTGTATCCACAGCCCCCACTTCTGA